Within the Mugil cephalus isolate CIBA_MC_2020 chromosome 1, CIBA_Mcephalus_1.1, whole genome shotgun sequence genome, the region CAAATGACGGAGAACAGTGGACTGACATGATTGCCTCGTGCATCACGTTTTTATTGACATACgccaaaatacatttttactcaCTAATTTAGAACCCTGATTGCGACACATTACAACGAAATTATAAAGTGCTACTCCATATGGTGTAGAAAAACTAAtctaaagatatatataaaaacagtacACATACAATAAGACAGTACATAGAGATAAAAATCAGTGAAGCGCAAACTTGTTATTTCACATATGAGTGTTTAGTGATTTTATGGCCCTAGGAAAGAAGCTGTCCCTGAATCGGGATGTGCCTGTTCCAATTTGTCTTAACCGCCTTCCGTCTCTTAAAATACTCGTCAGCAAGTGCAACAACAAACTTAACAAGCCAACTCAGCGTCTGTCTTTAATTTGCGCAACACAGCAAGATTTAGCCTtgtccagcttttctttttctccacctAGCTTTCAGCGTCCATGTCCTCTTTGGTCTCTCGTTCCCTGCTACAGTGTCCATATTGACAACATCCACAAAGGCTCCTCTTACAGTCAGCTGAAGTCCCAGAGTTGAGGGACAGTTCAGACAGCACCAGAGAAAAAATCCATGTACTATCAAAAAATATTGCAGCATGATAATGATTTGCATTTCTACTACTATCTttactattttttctttatacTGGAGACACTGATGTACAGCCACAAACAGGGCACTAGTCTGTTTCCATTCATATTGACACTATATAGAAATTTGGCTTACAAATGACCAAGTAATAATCTTTGCATTTTATTGGTTTATGGTTCAATTGTGAACTTGAAAATCTGAAacataaagattttaaaaactgtggtattttatttatttatttaatttaatttaataatatgtACCAGGATTTGACCTtttatagaataaataaattgttggTTTAGTCCCTAGGTGGGATTTGTTGACAGTTGACATCAATTATAGTTGGAACCCATCACCAGAATGCATCTCAGCGAGACCACAAAATTATGTCGTGTGACTCACACGGGATGTTGTCATTGCAAAACATAAGAGGAAGTACATTTTGCACTCAGGCAAACCCCAGCCGCCACAGTCAGAAGAGGACGTTGGTGTCATTTTGGTAGTTAACCTTGGATATATGGCTTCAGATCGCTGTTTTAGTGGTTTGACATTAACAAGTAAACTGGATGCGGTTGCCGTGCCGCATGCATGCTGCCAAGCTGACCTTCAGTGCTGTCAGGgacacaagtgtgttcacactaTACTGTAAATGGGGTCACATGCCTTCCTtacccacacccccacccacccatcctCCCCACCTCCAAATGAgtgatcagatcttaatgcatCCTCTATGTCTTTGGATGCATTCAAACAAGTATTTACAGCTGTCCTCTTGTGATCACATTACCAAAAGAGCGTTATCGTGCCAAGTGTAAGTGGCACCCTCCGAGTGACGTGATCGTGCTTGTGATTCGGTCGGGATGCAGTCCCGTAAGGAAGCCATACAAGGAAGCGTTTTCCCCTTGGGAGGGCCCCGCTCAAGGGGAAAACGAGGGATTAGGCAGGGAGCACCTTTGGGTGGGTGGAAGGTAGTGGTGATGTCAGCGCGGCACTCCACAGCTTCTAAAAATTGCTCCAGATGATATGACACGCAGCCAAACTCTTCACATTACCATGAGTCAACACAGCCTGTGAAGTCCTGTGAGAAGAAGGGAGAATGGGCTAAGAGGGCAGAAACCGAGCCAGATAATCCTCAACGGAAAATACACGGTGGATCTCTTTCTCCCTCGCctacacaaatgcacactcGCATTCAACCAGGACATTCCTGGTTGCAGTGATTATGAGCTCCTCGTGACCCCATTTAACCTTCTTGTATGATCTTTCCATCAGTGCCTTTTCAAGGACCAGCAGAAATCCAGGTCTTATATTTTgaggtgagtttgtgtgttaaatTTCGTTTGTGTGCGCACCCCCAGAAATATCATAAACCCTTCTAATCCTTTCTGTATGTCTCAGAGTGTCTGAGGAGGTGAGAAAAAGCTGTGGCTGGCTGTGCAGCGATGTGTAAATAATGAAGCAAAGGACGGAACGACTCGCGGACATCTCCATATCCATTTCCTTCACTCCTTCGAATATTCAGGGAAGACTCACACCATCTCACCCATCCCAGCTAGCCAAACGTTGTATGTTATTTTAGTTGGTTAGTTGTACGTAAGACTGcatttgcctgtttttttttttctgactgcgTCCATTTGCTGTTTGTTACAGTATATGTGCTCAATAAAACAGTGAATCCTTGGATATGCTATTGCAATGATTGTATGGATGTTTAAtaaaagttgtattttattgtatagtATGTGGATTTCTGCTGAAGTTTCAAAATGCCTACAATAAAGTGACATGTGGTTTTAGACTTGGCGCTATTTGAGGATTTATGCGTTCTCCAGCGTTGTTTTCAAGTGGCATgcttgataaaaaataaataaataaaagcaaaaaatatatattaaaatctgATGCACAGCCACACGGATAGGTTTGGATTCATGACGTTTCCAGATATTCAACCCTCGCTGTGGGTTATTTACAGAGTTGGAATTTCATTCTACTCAAGATATGATAGAAGTTAAATGccatttaaaaccaaatatgAACTCACAAATTCAACACTGGTGCCTCTGATGTGGTGAACTtatcttttaaatgaatattaaacacCATCTTGAGACTTAAACACTGACATTAAGAGGTTTTTAGCATctcacatttatttgaaatatatTCACCCTTTAACTCTTTATGATGTGAGAAACCATATatgttttttactttactgttcttgaagtgaaatattttgaaatttttcacaaaagtaaaaaagcgGTATGCCCTATAAAAACaactctagggttgaaatttatTATTTCCAAGTATGAGTTCGGTGAGTGCTATAAACAGTTAACAGAGTTAAGGAAGGACACTGGGAGGAGGGACTGTGTATGATTGGACGAACTTCACTCTGATACCACAAGGGACTGCTGTGAATTCGGAGTCTCACGTTCCTTAAAGTGAGTAATTAATACCCAAAACATAGGTATGCAGATGAGTGCTCCTTTAGAAAGCACATTATTTCCCCACAGATGAATGAAATTTGCTCGCCTGTGTTGGCAAACATCCACCTTCCAGCCACCAAACGTCAGTCTGGAGCCTTCCCAGGctttcttgtgtattttttccAGCCATGTTGCGTAACTTGTAAACGAATGTGGTGCAGACTTCTTACATAATCTGACGTTTTAATGGTCAAAATAGTGTTTCTTCCTTTATATCACTGGTATTACTATTGAAAAACAATGCCGCACAAAGAtacaggaagcagcagctttaaTCATGAGGTGTCAATGAGTAACATCCATTTCCTTTAAaggaaatatttatatttttgtctgttcATCACCTGACTGCTGGAGGCTTGAGGTTGACaaattttgtgtaatttttataGTCTTTCAGTTTTCTAGCTAAATAGGATATTGCCCCACCCAGTGTTTATACACAGCCACATCTATTGTTTTGGAAAGactatgaaataaaacaatggtaatgctttttatttttatataaccTCTCATGTTGTGCTCATAGTGTAAAGAAGTTACAGATATGACGATAAATCAGAAGACTGAATCGTCAGTATTCAGTCTTCGTCAGCGTGAAGATCATTTTTAGAAGCTGAcgcatattttattttggggTCGATAAAACACGTGTGTCGACTTAAATACGCAGGACGAGATTAATTCGCCATTACACTATTTGTGTAAAACAGTTGTGCAGACTCTGAAGCAGGACTGGAGATGAAGTGATTTGCTTTTGTTATACTGACACCCTGTGGCCagaatgttaattaaaaacttctgttaaattaaaacaggaacagaaaccTGTTGCTTCAGCTAACGCAGTTTGACACAAGAACCAAGCCGTAACAGGTTTTTACCACAAAGAAGAGTTTGATAGTTCTATAATTGAATTGTGACAGTAAATGACGATAGCTGACCATTTACAATaatctgtgtgtgcatttatatGAGTGAGAATTAAGTTCCTGAGTTAAGTTTCTATTTGCATCTCTCtagagagatagagagacaaaaagacatCTTTGTCACTGTTTGTGGTTTGTAGGTTGGGTTCACAccaatgtttgaaaaaaaaagaaaaaaaaaaccctgtagCTTCCACCCCAATGCCACAATCACGCCACAGGTACAGTCCAGAGCACTTCACCAAAATTAAATGGAAACTTTGGTTTCAGAAATATCTTTAGTTCTTCTAGTTCTGTCGCGAGAGAGGACTAATGTCTctttacaacataaaacacacaaaacaaataactgGATGGAAAAAatccacattcacacacactcagcctgttttttttttttttctacagtcagtaaataataataaacacaattcGTTTTGcatgtcctttcctttccttgaaCTCTCTGTCATTTTTCAGCAGAACTTCTGTTCAAACTAAATGAGAGCAGCAACATCTGAGTGTGGTTTACCAGCACATTTCCTGTtgcttcaacacacacacacgaaaagcAGACGTCAGAAAGACAGGAAAGCTGCAGCCTTGAGGTGAGTTTAGAAATCAACTTGTCACTCACACCCATCGACGCTTCACAGCGAAGCACATATATGACTCAACTCGGCAGCACAGCCTCTACATGTGCAACTCAATTGGAAGATGTGGCTTTTTGAGGTCTCCTGTGTCCTATGTAAGTTTTTCAGCGTTGATTTTATGAAGAGTATTCAAGTATTCACGCAAATTCAAGTCCATTTTAACCGTTCATTTTCACCTCTTTTGACAGATTTGGCGGCTGTTTGTGCAGCACAAACTGGTAAGGAAGCGATCGCAGCACACGGTTAAGACATCTTCATGTGTGTGCGAACTTTAGTTTAGCATTTCTAAAGCATTCttaacagattttctttttgactACGTTTTTTGTTCGTGTCTGGGAACATAAACTGCTGTGTTCAATACACGTTTGTACAAGATAAAAGCTGTTTAGTAACTATACTAGGTTTATAATAAAGGAAGTAGCATGAGTTAAATTTAATATGAGGAACCTGAAGTACTTCATTCTCATGAGTTTTGCAGTTCCCACATTAGATGCCCGCAATTTGCAAAGTTCTATTTCATATCTCAGCATTCTCTAATGGCAACGCtaggtttttcttttaaatttttcttgttttgaagtTCTTGAAATTTCAGTTCTTGAAATGTAAGGGACTTTGTACTAAAATGCACTTTATTGTCATGCCTTCCTGTTATTCTCTCCACCCATTACATCACCCTCTTATGTAATGTAACACAGGCTATTTTAAACAGACATGCGACGTTTGTTTAAATGGGTATAGACCTGCACACCCGTATGGTGGTTTCATACAGGAACACTCATTTAAGACTGCCGTTAACGTGTCATGGTTGCCGGCAGGATGTATCTGACTGACAGTCATGTAAAAATGAGGACAATATTGCTGGTTTCCTGTGCATCAGTTCTACGTGCAATACAGGCCGTTTCTGCTGATTTCTCCACTTCAGATGTAGATAAAAGCTCACATTTTGATCAGATCTAAATTTGACGTTCTTTCCCCCACAGTCTCTTCACCCACTCAAACACAGGCAGTGACGACAACCCCGATTGGTGAGATATTAGTTCCTGAAATCAAGTAACACATTTTGTAATGCTGCAAAGAAACACCATGTCTGTTAATAATAACGTAGTGGTATTCCTTTGATTTTAGATAGAAAAGAAAGTGTAATACATCCTCAATATATGAAGTGTATTTCAATGtggaagttttcttttttgctttactttttttttactgatataCATCAGTGTGGTGTATTTCTTGTTGTTTCTGGTTGGTGCCATGTGTGAGCAATAAAACTCTCTAAATCTTTCAGTTCCCCCCAAACCGGAGCTAAAAACGCAATGGCTTGATGTCTTCGCCTATGAAAAAGTGACGTTCAGATGTACTATCAGTGAAAGCCTGGATCGGACTTTCGTCTGGAAGAGAGATGGAACAGAAATAACTACAGGTTCAGATCCAAGTTTGTCTTTGACTGAAGATGGATCTGTGCTTACGATCACTGCGACTCCGCTACATGCAGGAAGTTATTCCTGCAGTGTTAGATCAAAAAACGTTGAAGGACCAAGTAGTGAATCACTGACACTCAATGTTAATCGTAAGTTTTATTGCCATTGATCACCCACATTTTATCTCTATTGTTAAATGTTTGACTtaattttgtttcctttgtctgGAAAGCGAACAAGCCCAAGCCCACTATTCGCAGATCTTCAAACTACGACGAGATGTTCCCCGGAGAATCTATCAGTTTCACATGCAGCATCGAGGTGTCCACTGGATGGGAGTACCTGTGGTACCATAATGGACAGAAAATGGAtacaaatggaaacacatatCCGATATCTACTATAAATGATTCTAACAAAGGACAGTACCACTGCAAAGCTAGTAGAGGATCATTCTATACGGACAACAGTGACAGTACATCTCTGAAAGTCTCTAGTAAGGACATTTGCCGTCATCTGTCATGTTCCAATATGTCATAGCCAGTTCTTTCACACTCATCTATATTTTTGGACGCATTGCATCTTTCATAATGCAGCTGATTGACTGAATATAGTTTTAACTGGACTTTTTCCTTTCAGACCCACCCTCACCAGTTCTGAAGCACCAGAACCCCTGGCTAGATGTGTTTGAAGGGGAGACGCTGGAGTTCCGCTGTGAAGTTGAAGGCACTGGCTGGACCTACATCTGGTTCCGCGATAAACACCAGCTTCAAAATGGCCCGAACATAGATGAAGATAAAGGGATCCTCAACATTGGTTCAGTCTCTCAAACGGATGCAGGAAACTACATGTGCAAAGCTCAAATTATATCCCGGGGAGTCATCACTGAATTCAGCAACTCAGCCAGTGTCATAGTATATAGTGAGTTTTCATACCTTTGTAACttattacattcattttatACAGAGCAAGATGTCTTAAAGTGGCTATATTTGTTGTATGAAGACACGGCGTTGATGGGTGTGAAATCTAGCTTCAGCTTTATATCAAGTTTGGCTTAAAGGTCATTGATCAATGTATTCAATCCCCCACCGGTCAGCTAGCTTGCTTTAGATCAGTGTAAACACCTTGGGGCCACACTTAGAATCTGTCACCTTTTGGCAGAGACAGGAgagctgtgtttggttttagttGACCAGCTGCTGGGTAGCTTGGTAtttacagcacagacacacagcatcAGGGTGAGACCAATCTTCTCACCTCTCTCCAaggaagaaagacaggaagCTTAGTTTCCTCTTAACTTAGATGTCATGATTTGAGCGGCCAAGGTGATTTGTAGACTTTATGAGTACATCTGTACAGTCTATTGCTATTCTATACAAAGCCACTCTAACACAGTAGATGACACATTTAAATCtggattcattttcattatcaaaatattttagtaaacgTTGTGATGTAGCAGTTTTCACTGACAACTCACAGCAAGAGGCCttcctgtgtggagtttgcgTGTTCTTCCTGTGCTTGTGTGGGTTTTGTacggcttcctcccactgtcttAAGTGCTCGTTAAATTAACTGGTCCTTCTAAATTagccataggtgtgagtgtgaatctGAATGTGAACGGCTTTgggtctctctgtgttagaccaaggcaaaagaaaatgtcagcgTTTGATAAACGTGGGACAAAAGGGTGAAAAGATGGAGCGGCAAAACCTACGTGACTGACGCGCAGGAGGTGTTTGCTCAGTGGTCGCTGACTATCAGAAATGTGTGAATACGTGTCTGACGTCACAGAGACACCTCTGCTACAACATTACTggcatccagaaaaaaaatagcatttaGGACAGAAGAGTTCTATTTAATCGCAGCAGTTTGCACATGTGAACCTAATAAAATGAGTGTATATGACTGCACCCCAAGCTCTGAGGCACAGCGTTAACAGTAACATGCCATGAACTGTCCATCTGTTTCAGAAACCATACCGACTCCAACACTGAGCAAGGTTCCAGCCTTTGACAAGATGTATTTCGGTGAAATGGCGACATTCACTTGCAAAGTGGATGTGGCAACTGGCTGGACATATTGGTGGTACTTAGACGGAACGCAATATCGTGATGACAAGGAAGGCAAAGAAGAAATATTGAGTCTTGGGCCTTCAGATGCAGGCGATTACACTTGCAAGGCCACCAGAGGCAAAATATCAACAGTATTCAGCgacaaaataacacaagtcGTTGTCGGTAAGTAAAAACAATTAATATATTTGATTGCACATGGCAAACAAGTTCTTATGAAGTTGCTATTTTCTtactgccataaaaaaaaatcaaatgttttgaATCGAGTGAAAGAACATTTTGGCTGCGCCTTGTTTccgttattttatttattttcggtTGAAACAGGATGCTGTGGTGTGCCTCTGCAGTGGGCAGTGTATGTATAAAGGTTGAGTTCTTAAAGATAAAAAGACAGTTTGCATGAGGGGCTATTTATTAGCGCAAAAAATTTTACttgaaaataaaacttctcCCTATTTAGAAGAAAACACTCTAATATAGGAAATAACTGCGGCCTTATACAGAGGATGTGTcatctgtccctctctctttagAACCCCCTGTCCCAGCTCTGAAAAATGTGACCCAGTGGTTGGATGTGTTCCCCACTGAAAATGTGACGTTCAGCTGTGTGATGCCAGAGAACAGCCCCTGGACGTACTTATGGTTTAAAGACATGGTGCAGATCCAGGCTGGTCAAGACTGGTCTTTTAACCCGAACGGAGCTCTTACCATCGCCTCTGCCTCAGCTAAACATGGGGGAAAGTATACATGTAGAAGACAACTGCAAGACAGGGCTGTCATCAGCAATGCTAGTTCTCCACTTACTCTCAGAGTATATGGTGAGTctttttcatgatttttgtgttttttttgtggctaacgcttctttttttttttttttttttttgcattacatTATAATTTTGCACACTTACGGCAACAGCATGTTTTCCAACCCTCAGATCAGAAACCCACTGTCAGTCTGACGAGGGCTCCCGCCTTAGATGTGATGTTTCCTGGAGAGCAAGTCACCTTCAGCTGCAACATTGGCTCGTCATCTGGGTGGGAATACCTGTGGTACAAAAACAGCATTCCGGTCAAAGCATCAGAAAGAAGCTATTCAATTAACCTTTCTGGAGCAGCAGACAGTGGACCCTACACATGCCAGGCAAAAAGAGGCAGTAATGCTGTCTTCACCACTGATTCGAG harbors:
- the LOC125011550 gene encoding titin-like; translation: MWLFEVSCVLYLAAVCAAQTVSSPTQTQAVTTTPIVPPKPELKTQWLDVFAYEKVTFRCTISESLDRTFVWKRDGTEITTGSDPSLSLTEDGSVLTITATPLHAGSYSCSVRSKNVEGPSSESLTLNVNPNKPKPTIRRSSNYDEMFPGESISFTCSIEVSTGWEYLWYHNGQKMDTNGNTYPISTINDSNKGQYHCKASRGSFYTDNSDSTSLKVSNPPSPVLKHQNPWLDVFEGETLEFRCEVEGTGWTYIWFRDKHQLQNGPNIDEDKGILNIGSVSQTDAGNYMCKAQIISRGVITEFSNSASVIVYKTIPTPTLSKVPAFDKMYFGEMATFTCKVDVATGWTYWWYLDGTQYRDDKEGKEEILSLGPSDAGDYTCKATRGKISTVFSDKITQVVVEPPVPALKNVTQWLDVFPTENVTFSCVMPENSPWTYLWFKDMVQIQAGQDWSFNPNGALTIASASAKHGGKYTCRRQLQDRAVISNASSPLTLRVYDQKPTVSLTRAPALDVMFPGEQVTFSCNIGSSSGWEYLWYKNSIPVKASERSYSINLSGAADSGPYTCQAKRGSNAVFTTDSSQVSQLQVKEIPVPDLDRDSQWPDVFLTESVKLKCGMKTHSELWTYTWYKDSQVIEASNHVSFDEDRTTLSISSASPEHSGSYRCSGKLKRGLVNSTSSSELRLKPREIPVPVLDRVTPWPDVFPNETVKLRCGMKTDSKLWTYTWYKDSDVIKASNHVSFDEDRTTLSISFASSKHNGSYRCSGNLKYRYVSSTSSSELPLEVYDEKPKVTLIREPDYDQMHTGDSVSFTCHVNVSSGWEYEWHKGESLFPTSGNQHKIESVQKKDSGSYTCRVKRGLKSIFYSRSQPSVINVEERPQASLVLLTGWSEVFSTDSLVLKCEVMESQDNWNYTWYKEETKIADSHSEKHTVTPQNDPDQSHYVCEGNRVGRPSYSKKSDSFKTKNLLLKRRVLLSISGCLFFGIIGVFLGCIILRVFRKPASNDDKNEEDNLFLTMAQQKGCDAPCPLAVYITDASLNAPAKEGDENGTICSETTPLPITTQEDQAVTPDSQETTETNGGLLSFQK